From Candidatus Mycalebacterium zealandia:
ACTCCCAGCTCTTAACCTTTCGACCTTTCCTTTATTCTGCTCGCTTTCTTGGAAAGTCCGCGCATATAGTAGAGTTTGGCTCTTCTGACCTTGCCCGGACGTTTGACTTCAACTTTGTTTATAAGGGGCGAATTGACAGGAAAAATCCTCTCAACCCCAACTCCGTAGGAAACCTTTCTGACCGTGAATGTGCGCCGTACGCCGCTGCCTTTGAGGCTGATGACCCTCCCCTCAAAAACCTGATTCCTTCTTTTGTCGCCCTCAAGAATGTTGTAATGAACGGCGATAAGGTCCCCGGAACGGAACGCGGGGACATCGTCCCTGATTGAATCTTTTTCAAACTGACTGGTTACTTCGCTCATTTGCGCGCTATCCTACCATTGTTTTTTTCAACTATCAAAACTCGCACGAGAAAAGCCTGTCCATTATCGCCGCCGCCGCGCACCGCACCGAAAGATGGTTGTAATTACCGTAGCTTCTGACGGGCTTGAGCGTGTGGTCCGCAGAGTCAAGAACTTCGCGCGCAATTCCCCATCCGGTTCCCAGAAGAAGAAGCCACGGGCGGTCTGCCTCCATAATCTTTTCCCTCATTTCCCCGTATCCGGTCATTTTTTCCACAATTCTCGCGTCTGTCGCAATAATTTCCGGTTTCTTCCCTTCCAGTTTTTCTATCTCCGCCGTAACATCCTCAAGCGAGTTTTTTATCTCCACAAGTCTCATCGCTTCGGAACGGGTTTCGTTGAAGCCCGCTCCGGCTCCAACCGTCCAGTGTTTAATGACCCTCTGCGCGAGCTCTCGTTGCCCTTTAACGGGACTGACCGGAAAAAACTTCCTCACTCCGTAGGTCCTGCACGCCCGCGCTATATCGTGGATATCAAGATTGGTAAAGGCGGAAGAAACTTTTTCAAGCCGGCTGTTGTAAACGGGATAATGAAGCAACGCGACATACGCCCTGTAATCGGGCGCGGCGGTTTCCCGCCACTCGCAAAGCGCGGCGGTTTCGTCTTTCGTGAGCGCCGCCCGGTCAAGAATGTCGGGGCGTTTTTTCAGGGTGTTCTTTATTCTCGCCTCCCTTCTCCACCGCGCTATCTCTCCATGATTGCCTGAAAGTAGCGCTTCGGGCACCGAAACGCCTTCGTATGTTTCCGGACGCGTGTATTGCGGATGACTCAAAA
This genomic window contains:
- the rplS gene encoding 50S ribosomal protein L19, with translation MSEVTSQFEKDSIRDDVPAFRSGDLIAVHYNILEGDKRRNQVFEGRVISLKGSGVRRTFTVRKVSYGVGVERIFPVNSPLINKVEVKRPGKVRRAKLYYMRGLSKKASRIKERSKG
- the trmD gene encoding tRNA (guanosine(37)-N1)-methyltransferase TrmD, with amino-acid sequence MKYEIITIFPEFFDSVFSCGILSKAREKGLVDIKIRDLRNFAEGKHKVVDDKPYGGGEGMLFLPKPLGKAIGAAKEGDEKTVVLLTSAQGRPLDGKLVRELRDYEKIVIVCGRYEGVDERVCDMHIDMEVSIGDYIVSGGEYAAAVITDSVSRLVPGVVGNSASTEDESLSDSLLSHPQYTRPETYEGVSVPEALLSGNHGEIARWRREARIKNTLKKRPDILDRAALTKDETAALCEWRETAAPDYRAYVALLHYPVYNSRLEKVSSAFTNLDIHDIARACRTYGVRKFFPVSPVKGQRELAQRVIKHWTVGAGAGFNETRSEAMRLVEIKNSLEDVTAEIEKLEGKKPEIIATDARIVEKMTGYGEMREKIMEADRPWLLLLGTGWGIAREVLDSADHTLKPVRSYGNYNHLSVRCAAAAIMDRLFSCEF